Proteins from a genomic interval of Toxoplasma gondii ME49 chromosome Ia, whole genome shotgun sequence:
- a CDS encoding hypothetical protein (encoded by transcript TGME49_292975): MTAPSLPPTAASAVARGLRTRSDGRRQPSRSFAAQSVRRQRVSPPGAGASAAPSAFPFSVSNASPSSFQPPPLATPAPGLGPRPPGVVLHGGPPESARPALSFLPPPRLASSPNSLLAVSPSIARPVNSVSPSVPRPGSVSRLPSSFGPSTSSPANPFPPGEPRSAAAAVASSPFLAPLLHAEAGPRRGSQGPFPAVASRAKPSAGSQASGLRAFPSAPFTLGSATAWPPSKSAADSRRRLGPELTSATFTFEESLFFTLLQLVESVAAPSPTSDKARRRDSGPQASSDRVRRPGESPPDAAQATDALGLLRTKRTLLLQLYAIIYGQPQSSRSSSAASLSSVFVRPSSAQASQLARGPLSPATLASILPDFRRLPSSGKTQKHLIALTERYKHVKDLGQELRRDNSLTPRVWLSLFYTLQGMGPKDSYEPLFMFFLRSLLPSFPHVFDAPSVSASSGVERPDRGGAAENAAAYKAEEDKAIDKTAVDFDPLFFRIDPESFLPLVDALARARLPYASLFCLQGALSLWGTRLVKNEADMQLALRILRGIALSVADQIKIPAQASSRPGKLCSSSTLSSAVAVSPPESSFTAPSLTSPASPPSASSTSASSSGASAPVSSTSRSPRTIDEPLTEEGFARASYAVVAAWQELWLIYQRLPDVHPSRKISFFLQALPWAAAMQRTCDEVYANMPTDVGNLAALAYSARMRQTYLFRLLQELQEAEKRGESPVHTGDLSRAVVSAANTSSNEGVASLSPSVYPAALYVSLPSLGKAQSSPLSTASQSVPCDSPGVVLSPVKAQPSPWQARVLGAAPLLSPHGLGDEREGDWARVAKGLWEGKGLFGDGVEFLQASHELLSDWSFLWAMPGEAEPVWLKLAAFSSLVRVGVCPRPPSTKETLDARQEQSWGPEEEGELSCSNKLPKAESNRADRPALLRSWEARMQTELEAGLAKRAGLSTCHGGSQGKPAGPLSASASPSGGQVETEGELKKVEEDPDSAEWLSLPRALVALEHLYCRAAHEFCRAPQHAIDQFVRTRPRDFIMLMLVSSFPSPSRRVHTPLPAVLSASTSASSKLSLSSLLLSPSSVSTPQRLASSCFLPCRHPVAPPLFFQFQNLIPRLPPFRQDERDDRGVHVAALTLLAVRWRWVCTWASDGSTSAAGGLNRVLPLSRFEHFMKAVSVLYSEALYTARLLLPHQQERYLLLQQLLRHLGYTPHNRIGIHQLATQGGPRAAANVVCMLAATREMHAATGLRHTLFEVLSSLLSNLFCKGIFFWPSRSPGPPFVPYPLDACSHAPATKPLLHLPSTSSASASPSCSPRPERGIELVFAPSPVTLLPYLHLVALDTSQARSVNPRVSYLRRTIRLYQVLFEACLRTPGAEGMGPQQLISQFATSQAGAASRRGGSEVASFKAPDYGREHSPNTPLASPCSPLPSSPTPSPSRPSGETKEATTSSALSGEQREHSRLVKSAAHREDSNKKRETEAEVTLYGLTEASVHRSWAVPLALNANVECAFHLPLLLPHLLNIWKEKLDARRYSALRSLLFRSTPQQAEAAVKTEGETRQTRGNATHVERNVEDATAGTEAREETTRESASGSPGSKPVSPELAVSTLVLFLCRAARIPLPTSLIKQEGRPAGQQPHGQTTETERTTTGTPARGDDEQAGAEAKEVRGTRLKDGEQEIKVAEESSGEGSGGKNGLWVTNTEQQEEVLIVNGTGQTGDAAQAAKKGMEDSEFVLDDEAADLALSSLRFDDDGNLVIPAEEKSEGVAKPTEQEQHETAETTMEGDTRAQDSLHSQQEILSASSHGLQRAEETEGMQEYEAEPGTTLDSSRFAEPLRHLTLTTLATGMTVVDEELQCVNEVIHRLSAKFGSSISSPATAETIDKDPFLSACFHPFPSITAYQAALSSLYDVFDLLFVEKLSSASVPELQLLALNTRRVIKLPHYLPFPSREDDRNVSGATGASGLPGGEEITSGFATTRGEAVGVSDGGGEIEEADGAKETQREPEDDEEEEEGERGVRKATKKSEAERVHSGRWEEAMKDRREFFYGSLMQALVLRLTKLNSTLRRPELGHASGGEDSVATGGEVAMRTQGERPGDNQVLMKSRAEAVSLFELLLHMLAGSPLPVQRELLFLLLQRSDANTEHEHLEEGRTGVQESASFDDVTFSHIGGSAPETGEESSGFSDEMKERQNLLLHLSKPFELLCDAVPSMSECQLYRFVLAVARLDLLGCLFPTAEEKRRSALGYPAVPMAASALASPVFCAAPVAAERQRRLGPLCPPGAPSEQSGDGEESPYTNDVRSRGSAPALTAPPVKLHLLLSLDMEGKEGIGDAVESAVQGADRGSRGLREETRRETSGRKQEAERTVQQSKRREERRLAAMHLQRAVEGALRSKLACGWATLSFSEATGLLWALTVMPEPKMDLLVLLFDRIESFFNVVLEEQRIIEQPADLPNHIPFLTSGPIYRFLATHTPVDSTRLRTACVSLLHEGDASVVSSLQARFPLCWVALEVLSSTRFHQERSIFSDTFATSHSGRTPDEGEHGSDSEDEIDGQGRKTTQCATSAVSPLAQSVIRMTQMKHGLSLLWATDFQIPGLPFHFDLALPKQRIVFLLGSHCASMPLTDDTDAFDPLSCISGLEPDLVSAVPTLPLVVQRRETNADGITGGKGDASGKTRDFNWELSECVVGSPRSGMNEIGEQKQKFRDAGSCGGRRLIRRLTEKAGYRLIEVEAPDAAQLDAALTRILQVGDHLS, translated from the exons ATGACCGCCCCGTCTTTGCCGCCAACCGCGGCGTCGGCTGTCGCACGA GGCCTTCGCACGAGGAGCGATGGACGCCGACAGCCATCCCGGAGTTTCGCGGCTCAAAGTGTGAGACGACAGCGCGTATCTCCACCCGGAGCTGGAGCGTCTGCCGCGCCTTCtgccttccccttctccgtGTCAAATGCCTCGCCCTCGTCTTTTCAACCGCCTCCGTTGGCTACACCGGCGCCCGGCCTCGGGCCAAGGCCGCCAGGAGTCGTCTTGCATGGAGGACCGCCTGAGAGCGCGCGACCCgcgctttccttccttccgcCTCCACGGCTCGCATCGTCTCCAAATTCTCTCCTTGCTGTTTCACCCTCGATAGCTCGGCCAGTCaattctgtctctccttctgttccgCGTCCCggctctgtgtctcgtctgcCCTCGTCCTTCGGTCCTTCCACTTCGTCTCCGGCGAATCCGTTCCCTCCTGGTGAGCCTCGCTCTGCGGCCGCTGCTGtggcgtcttctccgtttctcgcgcctctcctccaTGCGGAGGCGGGGCCGAGGCGTGGATCTCAAGGGCCTTTTCCTGCGGTGGCGAGCAGGGCGAAACCGAGCGCAGGTTCGCAGGCTTCGGGCCTTCGTGCGTTTCCATCGGCGCCTTTCACCCTCGGATCGGCCACCGCCTGGCCGCCGAGCAAGAGCGCAGCAGACTCGAGACGGAGGCTGGGACCTGAACTGACCTCGGCAACCTTCACCTTCGAGgagtcgctcttcttcactctcctGCAACTGGTCGAGTCGGTCGCGGCCCCGAGCCCAACTAGCGACAAGGCGCGGCGCCGCGACTCTGGGCCTCAGGCCTCATCCGACCGTGTTCGGAGGCCAGGCGAGAGCCCCCCTGACGCCGCCCAAGCCACGGATGctctcggtcttctccgAACGAAACGCACCCTCCTCCTGCAACTCTATGCCATTATTTATGGACAGCCTCAATCGTCGCGATCTTCGTCAGCTGCTTCGCTTTCGTCCGTTTTTGTTCGTCCGAGCTCTGCACAGGCGTCGCAGCTCGCGCGCGGGCCTCTCTCACCTGCTACGTTGGCCTCCATTTTGCCGGATTTTCGGCGCCTCCCGAGCTCTGGGAAAACTCAGAAACACTTGATCGCCTTGACGGAAAGGTACAAACATGTCAAAGACCTCGGCCAAGAACTCAGGCGCGACAACTCCCTCACACCTCGCGTTTGGCTGTCGCTCTTCTACACCCTTCAAGGAATG GGCCCGAAGGACTCTTACGAGCCGCTCTTCATGTTCTTTCTGAGGTCGCTGCTGCCCAGCTTTCCCCACGTTTTTGACGCTCCGAGTGTCTCAGCCTCCTCGGGAGTTGAACGGCCTGACAGAGGCGGCGCAGCCGAGAACGCAGCTGCGTACAAGGCGGAGGAGGACAAAGCCATCGACAAAACTGCCGTTGACTTCGATCCTTTGTTCTTCCGGATCGACCCCGAATCCTTTCTCCCCCTCGTTGATGC gcTAGCTCGAGCGCGCTTGCCGTACGCATCTCTCTTTTGTTTGCAAGGGGCGTTGTCTCTTTGGGGTACGCGTCTCGTGAAAAACGAAGCGGACATGCAGCTAGCTCTGCGCATTCTCCGAGGGATTGCCCTGAGCGTAGCTGACCAGATCAAAATCCCTGCCCAGGCTTCATCCCGACCTGGAAaactctgctcttcttcgactttgTCGTCTGCCGTCGCTGTGTCACCTCCTGAGTCTTCGTTCACTGCCCCTTCTCTCacctcgcctgcctctccaccctctgcttcttctacctctgcttcttcgtcggggGCGAGTGCACCGGTTTCATCCACTTCTCGTTCACCGCGGACAATCGATGAGCCTCTCACAGAGGAAGGCTTTGCGCGTGCGAGCTATGCCGTTGTCGCGGCTTGGCAGGAGTTGTGGCTGATATATCAGCGTCTTCCTGACGTCCATCCTTCCAGAAAaatctccttctttcttcag GCGCTTCCGTGGGCGGCGGCGATGCAGCGGACATGCGACGAGGTCTATGCGAACATGCCGACGGACGTCGGGAACCTCGCAGCTCTGGCCTACAGCGCCCGCATGCGCCAGACGTATTTATTCCGGCTGCTTCAAGAGTtgcaggaagcagagaagagaggcgagagcccGGTGCACACTGGAGACTTGAGCCGAGCGGTCGTTTCTGCGGCGAATACGAGCAGTAACGAAGGTGtggcctcgctgtctccatcAGTCTACCCCGCTGCGCTCTATGTTTCTCTGCCGTCCCTCGGCAAGGCCCAGAGctcccctctctccacgGCCTCCCAGTCTGTGCCCTGCGATTCGCCTGGagtcgttttgtctcccgTCAAGGCTCAGCCGTCTCCTTGGCAGGCGCGGGTCTTGGGCGCCGCTCCGCTGCTGTCGCCCCACGGTTTGGGCGACGAGAGGGAGGGCGACTGGGCGCGCGTCGCGAAGGGCCTCTGGGAAGGCAAGGGCCTCTTTGGAGACGGCGTCGAGTTTCTCCAGGCCTCCCACGAGCTTCTCTCCGACTGGTCCTTTCTCTGGGCGATGCCCGGAGAGGCCGAACCAGTGTGGCTCAAGCTCGCggcgttttcctcgctcgTGCGCGTCGGAGTGTGTCCTCGCCCTCCGTCTACGAAAGAGACACTGGACGCGAGACAGGAGCAAAGCTGGGGtccggaagaagaaggagagttGTCTTGTTCCAACAAGCTCCCGAAAGCAGAGTCGAACAGAGCCGACAGacctgctcttcttcgctcttgggaggcgcgcatgcagaccgaGTTGGAAGCCGGACTCGCCAAGCGCGCCGGGCTCTCTACCTGCCACGGGGGAAGCCAGGGGAAACCTGCGgggcctctctctgcctccgcgtCACCGTCTGGGGGacaggtggagacagaaggggagctgaagaaggtggaagaaGACCCCGACAGTGCAGAGTGGCTGTCTCTACCTCGAGCTCTTGTCGCTCTTGAACACCTGTATTGCCGAGCTGCACACGAATTCTGTCGGGCGCCGCAGCATGCAATCGACCAGTTCGTTCGCACTCGCCCTAGGGACTTCATTATGCTCATG TTGGTGTCGTCTTTCCCCTCGCCAAGCCGCCGCGTTCACACGCCTCTTCCAGCAGTGCTGTCTGCCTCTACCTCGGCTTCGTCGAAGCTTTCCCTGTCTTCGCTCCTCCTGTCGCCCTCGAGCGTCAGTACACCGCAGcgtctcgcgtcttcgtgtTTCCTGCCTTGCCGCCaccctgtggcgccgccactTTTCTTCCAGTTCCAAAACCTCattcctcgtcttccgccGTTCCGGCAAGATGAACGCGACGATCGCGGCGTCCACGTGGCGGCCCTGACTCTCCTCGCCGTTCGCTGGCGGTGGGTGTGTACATGGGCATCG GACGGGAGCACATCCGCAGCAGGAGGCCTGAATCGCGTCctgcctctgtcgcgttTCGAGCACTTCATGAAGGCAGTCAGCGTGCTCTACTCGGAGGCGCTCTACACTGCCCGTCTCTTGCTGCCTCACCAGCAAGAGCGATATCTTCTcctgcagcagcttctgc gCCACCTCGGATACACTCCACACAATCGCATCGGTATTCACCAGCTAGCCACCCAAGGCGGGCCTCGAGCTGCAGCGAATGTCGTCTGTATGCTAGCGGCAACGCGCGAG atgcatgcagcgacaggGTTGCGTCACACGCTGTTCGAGGTGCTCTCGTCGTTGTTGTCCAACCTGTTCTGCAAGGGGATTTTCTTCTGGCCCTCGCGATCCCCCGGTCCGCCTTTCGTGCCTTATCCCCTTGACGCTTGCTCGCACGCTCCCGCCACCAAGCCTCTACTTCACCTGCCTTCgacgtcttctgcctctgcttctccatcttGTTCGCCTCGTCCCGAGCGAGGGATAGAGTTAGTTTTCGCGCCCAGCCCCGTCACACTGCTGCCGTATCTCCATTTGGTGGCGCTCGACACATCTCAAGCCCGATCTGTGAATCCTCGTGTGTCTTACCTGCGCCGCACCATTCGCTTGTATCAGGTGCTGTTTGAGGCATGTCTCCGCACCCCGGGGGCCGAGGGAATGGGGCCACAACAGCTTATTTCCCAATTTGCGACTTCTCAAGCTGGAGCGGCAAGTCGTCGCGGTGGAAGTGAAGTCGCGTCTTTCAAGGCTCCGGACTATGGTCGTGAACACAGCCCAAAcactcctctcgcgtctccgtgtTCGCCgttgccttcttccccgACCCCTTCGCCCTCGCGCCCATCTGGCGAAACCAAAGAGGCAACAACATCGTCTGCATTGTccggagaacagagagagcatTCCAGGCTGGTCAAAAGCGCGGCCCACCGAGAAGATTCAAACAAGAAACgtgagacagaggcagaggtcACGCTGTACGGTTTGACAGAGGCATCGGTTCATCGTTCTTGGGCGGTGCCCTTGGCCCTGAACGCGAACGTCGAGTGCGCCTTCCACCTGCCCCTGCTTTTACCGCATCTCTTGAACATTTGGAAGGAAAAACTCGATGCACGACGCTACAGCGCTCTCCGGAGTTTGTTGTTCCGGTCCACTCCACAGCAGGCAGAAGCTGCTGTCAAAActgagggagaaacgcggcaaACACGAGGCAACGCCACCCATGTGGAGCGCAACGTTGAGGACGCTACAGCGGGGACGGAAGCCCGCGAAGAGACGACCCGCGAGTCGGCTTCAGGCTCCCCAGGATCGAAGCCTGTCTCCCCCGagctcgctgtctccactctggttctgttcctctgtcGAGCGGCGAGGATTCCATTGCCAACTTCTCTGATAAAGCAAGAAGGGCGCCCGGCGGGGCAGCAGCCCCACGGACaaacaacggagacagaaaggacgaCCACGGGGACGCCGGCGAGGGGAGACGACGAACAGGCGGGAGCCGAAGCAAAAGAAGTCAGAGGGACGAGATTGAAAGATGGAGAGCAAGAAATCAAAGTCGCTGAGGAGTCAAGtggagagggaagcggaGGAAAGAATGGACTATGGGTCACGAACACTGAACAACAGGAAGAAGTCCTAATCGTGAATGGAACAGGGCAAACGGGCGATGCGGCGCAGGCAGCAAAGAAAGGAATGGAGGACTCAGAATTCGTTTTGGACGACGAAGCGGCAGACctagctctttcttctctcagatTCGACGACGACGGGAATCTCGTCATTCCGgcggaggagaaaagcgaagggGTTGCGAAGCCGACAGAGCAGGAGCAACACGAGACCGCCGAAACAACgatggaaggagacacacgagcTCAGGATAGTCTCCATTCCCAACAGGAGATTTTATCTGCATCATCTCACGGACTGCAGCgagctgaagaaacagaaggaatGCAGGAGTACGAGGCGGAGCCTGGGACGACCCTGGATTCGTCTCGATTTGCTGAGCCGCTGCGGCACCTCACCCTTACGACATTGGCGACAGGAATGACT GTGGTTGATGAAGAGCTTCAGTGTGTGAACGAGGTGATTCACCGTCTCAGTGCCAAGTTTGGGTCCTCCATTTCTTCCCCGGCGACGGCAGAGACGATCGATAAGGACCCGTTTTTGTCCGCGTGCTTCCATCCCTTCCCCTCCATAACTGCTTACCAAGCAGCACTTTCTTCGCTCTATGACGTTTTCGACCTCCTCTTTGTGGAGAAACTGTCCTCTGCCTCGGTCCCCGAGCTTCAGCTTCTCGCGCTGAACACTCGGCGCGTGATCAAACTGCCGCATTATCTTCCTTTCCCCTCACGAGAAGATGATCGGAATGTTTCGGGTGCCACTGGAGCCTCTGGTCTTcctggaggcgaggagatTACAAGCGGCTTTGCCACaacgcgaggagaggcagtgGGCGTAAGTgacggaggcggagagaTTGAAGAGGCCGACGGGGccaaggagacgcagagagagcccgaggacgatgaagaagaagaagaaggggaacgaGGTGtcaggaaggcgacgaagaaatcCGAGGCGGAACGCGTTCACTCTGGTCGTTGGGAAGAGGCGatgaaagacagaagagaattCTTCTATGGTTCTCTCATGCAAGCGCTCGTGCTGCGCCTAACGAAACTCAACTCAACCCTGCGTAGGCCTGAGCTCGGTCACGCGAGCGGTGGGGAGGATTCGGTGGCGACAGGGGGAGAGGTAGCGATGCGAACGCAGGGCGAGAGGCCTGGTGACAATCAAGTATTGATGAAATCTCGGGCGGAGGCCGTGTCACTCttcgagcttcttctccacatgCTTGCGggttcgcctctccctgttcAGCGCGAGTtgttgttccttctcctgcaaCGGTCAGACGCCAACACCGAACACGAACAcctcgaagaaggaaggacagGGGTGCAGGAATCGGCTTCTTTCGATGATGTAACTTTTTCTCACATCGGTGGATCTGCGCCAGAAACAGGTGAAGAGAGCAGCGGTTTCTCCGACGAAATGAAGGAGAGGCAAAACTtgcttctccacctttcAAAGCCGTTTGAGCTGCTCTGCGACGCAGTGCCCTCGATGTCGGAATGTCAACTCTACCGCTTCGTTCTCGCAGTTGCCCGTCTAGATCTCCTTGGATGTCTCTTCCCCACAGccgaagagaagcgcaggTCTGCTTTGGGGTATCCCGCGGTTCCCATGGCTGCTTCCGCGCTTGCCTCCCCTGTCTTCTGCGCTGCTCCTGTTGCggccgagagacagagacgcctaGGTCCACTTTGCCCACCGGGTGCGCCCAGCGAACAGAGTGGTGATGGGGAAGAATCGCCGTATACAAACGACGTTAGAAGTCGTGGATCCGCTCCTGCGCTCACTGCGCCACCGGTGAAGCttcatctccttctttcgctggatatggaaggaaaagaaggtaTCGGCGACGCCGTAGAAAGTGCGGTGCAGGGCGCGGATCGGGGCAGCAGGGGGCTCCGAGAAGAGACTCGTAGGGAAACATCTGGCAGAAAACAGGAGGCGGAAAGGACAGTGCAGCAGAgcaagcggagagaagaaaggcgacttGCTGCGATGCACTTGCAAAGGGCAGTCGAGGGAGCTCTCAGGTCGAAGCTCGCGTGCGGATGGGCaacgctttccttctcggaA GCGACAGGTCTTCTGTGGGCGTTGACTGTCATGCCGGAACCTAAAATGGATCTActcgtccttcttttcgACAG GATTGAATCGTTTTTCAACGTGGTATTGGAAGAACAACGAATTATCGAGCAGCCCGCGGACCTCCCTAACCATATCCCTTTCCTCACCTCGGGGCCGATCTATCGATTTCTGGCCACACATACACCGGTTGATTCGACACGACTAAGAAcagcgtgtgtctctcttctg CATGAGGGGGATGCCTCTGTCGTGTCGTCTCTGCAAGCTCGATTCCCTCTCTGTTGGGTCGCTCTGGAGGTGCTGTCGTCGACCCGCTTCCACCAGGAAAGAAGCATTTTTTCGGACACCTTTGCGACGTCACATTCTGGGAGAACTCCAGATGAAGGAGAACATGGAAGTGATTCAGAAGACGAAATCGACGGgcagggaagaaagacgacCCAGTGCGCGACCTCTGCTGTTTCACCCCTTGCGCAGTCTGTCATTCGCATGACACAAATGAAGCACGGCCTCTCGCTCCTATGGGCAACAGATTTCCAG ATTCCAGGACTTCCCTTTCACTTCGATTTGGCTCTTCCGAAACAGCGtatcgtcttcctcctcgggTCTCACTGTGCATCGATGCCTCTCACTGATGACACAGATGCGTTTGATCCTCTATCGTGTATAAGCGGACTCGAGCCTGATCTCGTTTCTGCCGTCCCAACGCTTCCTCTTGTCGTTCAGCGGCGGGAGACGAATGCAGACGGAATAACTggagggaaaggagacgctTCCGGCAAAACCAGGGATTTTAACTGGGAACTGTCAGAATGTGTCGTGGGATCACCGCGATCAGGAATGAACGAAATTGgcgaacagaaacagaagttTAGGGATGCTGGCTCCTGTGGGGGACGGCGCCTCATTAGACGACTCACCGAAAAGGCAGGATACAG GCTAATCGAGGTCGAGGCGCCCGATGCAGCCCAACTGGACGCTGCCTTGACCCGTATCCTTCAAGTCGGTGACCACCTATCATGA